The Ooceraea biroi isolate clonal line C1 chromosome 3, Obir_v5.4, whole genome shotgun sequence genome contains the following window.
GCATCGCGTGCGTTTATTTATTCGCATAAAAGTGCCATAATGAGGCTGCAATGCGGACATAGCGTGAAAATTACAAACGCAGTTATAGACACTATATCGAATAATGTCCACGTCCACCAGAGGAAATCACGGCGGAATCATCCAATTAACGAAATACCtaattttcaatgaaattccCATTATGCTGCATACGGCGATaagctttaatattaaagcattttattaaaacgtaaaatattaaaacactgTAATGCATCCAGTCCGGTTCGTCAAATAGCGTCCGTGTTTGTACTGCGTTGAAACGTTTCGTGCGCATTTGCAGCCCggaaacaaattatataatttctgaccCTGCTTACTGACGTCGCAATCGGTAAATATTCCACCGTGAGAGCAGCGGTTTAAAAATTGTCGTCAGGTAGTCGATGACATTTATTGacactttaattttttattagaaagaaaaaattatttttcttgaacctgttatttttattcgtggAACTGTTAAATATACGACGATTTATAACAAAGTGttacagaaattaataaaaatacatattctataataatgaTTGATATCGCATAGTAGAGCTAACTTTTTCGTGTAgcgatatttttgaatttatgactttggaaacaaaatattataaatgacttcgttaaaaatttgatatatatatatttatagaatatatctCATAGGTcgcttatatgtatatatttaaaatagaacGTTCCAAGTAAATTATCTCTTTTAGGCTAAAGTATTTCGATACGCAAATAAGCTGTCTTTTCCCTTTTCCAAAACCATGAAAACATCGCGAGTCTCCCctgtttatttttacaagttGGCCCTTGAGAATCAAGATTCGGGAGGAGTAATACCTTTGTCTTCGTGCTGTCGACATGAAACATTTGTCACAAATCAAATTTTTGTGGCTCTAGATACCATCAGATCGTTTATTGTCAAAACAAACTTTAGATATTTGCttaagtttattataatattgtcataatttttaacatgatTTCAGTTTTTCTTTTGTGGTAATATTTTGTGCTTGATCTTTCAAAATTACTAACTTATCAAGTAATAGATTTGTCAAAAACAATAGTATTGCAAGGAATAAGTGCAATGTGACATTTTAAGTTATTCGAAACAAAAGTCTTATTTCAtggtttctttattttttgagAGAAAACGTCATTGAGCCGATATCGTCGGAAAATAATGTGAGCAGCAGGTGTGAGCACTCAGTTTAACGTTTATTTTTGTATGCTCTACGGAATCCGTGCTGGCAagttctttttcttgattcaAGAATTTCTACATTCTTGCATAATACCGCGTGTAAAAACGTTATGTATAACTGACATTAACAAtgttaatgtataataaagtacaatgtataatgtacaatataaaataaaatataccaaGTAATTTGTCAATTAGCGGCAGTATAAGCAACTTAACAATATGGATGATTTCGAAATTTCATTCTAAAATAAAGATACACTAAAAGTTGCATGTTGATTAAGGCTTCTGAGAGCTTATGAGTGGCACATTAGCACCGGAAGGAAGACGCatttttaaacgcgataattCGATTTGTTGCTCGTTTTCACGTCGATATCATCGTGCAAGTAGACATGCTTAATCAGATTTCCGCGATATCGTTTATCGATCTACGGAATCTATTCATGGCCGGTTTCGGCAGACGAGGagcgatttattattacggGCAAGTGCTATAAATATCATTGTGTGAGTAACAAAACTAATTTTGAAACAGACAATTTGAGCATTGCTCGAGCTTAGGACGATATCGCGATGTAATTTGGTTGGAATAAACGTAACATTTAACATTACGAACATTATTGCACCATATAATAAATGcgaagttttatattattgaaaactGAAACTTTGTTTATGTgtgtaatttatgtattttaacgaatttgaagagtaatatgataaaattttgtttccaAATTGCATaactgtatattaatttttatataattttgaaaaaaatgtttttcacaatatatttaattaataactagaaatatatttaatatagtaaatatttttaaaagagaaGCATCTTTATATACTATTCTAATTGAGATTTGCTTTCAGTGAGTGACTACACATTTATACACTTGAGAAGGACCCAAATAtagggtcgaaacgttgtgtaatTCACGATCTTATTATTGAGCCAGTCTGGTCAgaaataaattgattgatCATCTTTATATGCCtaaaatattgaagatatCCATTACATTCTTTACTAAAGATCTTTTACAAATCTGTAGGAAAATAGATTCTTAAATccttaaatttatgaaaaattctgAACCATCatgttcaatatttaaaataattcgtCGAAAAGGAAACTGCtaagataaagatatatttctgaaaattattcgTGCTGGAAATACAATGCAACTGATAAATCCCTTGTCATACCTTTGTCTGCGAAATCAACTTTCTTCATCGCATCGTCGCGACGTTAATTTCGCCAACTTCCGTTACTATGCTTTGCGAGGCAGGCCGCGATTATCATTTAGGAATTCCGAGATGCATGCGAAATGCACACACACGCTCACCGCGTCGTCGACTTTGTGTTATTTTATCGCGAAGTCTCGACAGCTTACGACCGATTAAGACCGATGAAGGAAACTCGAAGCATCTAATTATGCAAAGAACATCTAGGTATATCTTTTGCGCTGAGCTGAGAAGTTCGGATTACGCTATACACGGTTTTAAATCGCACATTTCTTAGACGGTATCACTTACGATATAAAAGAAAGAGTTTAGTTCAagtgctttaaataaataatcatcttATAAATAgtaatcaataatattatttttaagaattaagTAATTGATGATTGAAAATACATGTTCTACATCAGATGTATCTATATCTGATCTCTTATCGCAGTCAGATACTATActattacataaattacacGCAAGTACCGCCAGGATAACATGTCATATTTGTCCTACAGAGTAAACAGGTTCGGTTTATAAATCGCTTCTAAATAATTCCACGCGTCACTGCTAGTCGATAAATTAGACAGTTGCAAGATTACTCTCGGGAGAACCGGCGATTAGATTCCGATTTAGATTCGAATATTCAGGCGCGTGCAAGGCGAGGAGAGTCCGAGATGCCGAGGAGCGCCATCCGAGCGAGAATGCATCCGTGACAAACGCATCGCGGTTTCCTCTTCACCCTCGTCGCTATCGCGAgtcacaataaatatttatcgtcgTATAAAGGCTTTCAGCGTCCTTCCTGCGCGGCAACGTTATGAAGCCGACGTTAAAATACGAGCGATTAACGCGTAATTAAAATCAACCGGCGGAATCCGGTACACGTCGGTGCCGCGAACTTTCCCTATAAGTTTACGCATTTGCCTCGGAGCCGCGGCTGGCCGCGAGGGGTGCGGACGACGACAAGTTTTCGCAATTAATTATGCATTCCCGTGCCGAGTGCGTCCGGCACGGTGCAAACCTCGAGACAGAAGTATCCCGCTGGATTACCGCGCTGCCACGCGGCCGTTCGCGCCGcgctttttccattttacccccccTCGCCTCTCTTTTCCCTCCTTCACCTCTTGCCGcggatattttttatctttcttttcttttatccgCCGTTTTACGGGGCAAtaaattgcgagcaaacgagccGGCCCGCGTTGACCTACGACGGCGGCGGTTTTCGTTTCGCGGCTCGTTTCGCGGGCTTAATGCGAGACGCGCGTCCGCTTGCCTCGACAGCCGGGACGACTCGTTGCGGAAAGTAATTACGAGGCAAGTTGAATACTTTTTAAATCGCGTTAGCCGATGTCTCCCAAGAAGACGGAGCCAGTCCTCAGTCGCGATTCCATTCTTCGGTCGCGCTcaagacacgcgcgcgcgcgcgctcaccaAGTCAACGCTTCCGGGGACATCAAAGGCGTCCCTTAAAGGCGtttaattgtcaaataaaaggggatttctctttttctcctggTCCCTTTATTGttgatttaaaaacatttcgtTGGCAGATTTTCGTGCATCCGGTATGCTTGCGAGTCCTTTggcgaaaatatattaattattacatgttacTGATAATGTTATCTTACGAAATAGCGTCGATCATGGTCTGGATATCCATCTGTTTCAGGCAAGAAAAAATTTCCCTCGGATCCATCTTGCTGTCCGGTATGCGGAGTGACGGTAAGGCCACAAGAATTGGAGCAGCATTTTACTCAAGAGCTCGATCGACTATGTAAGGTTTCTGCAGCGCCTTCAAGGCCTCGTTCTTCGAGGTCGGCCTTGTTACCGAGTCACCCTCAGGATCATCCCCATGGCCCGATGCTGCACGCCCCTTCGGCGGCGGACGGTACTCCTCAGGGCAGATGGGAAACGTACAAGAGGATCAAAGCCAACAGACAGGTACGGTATTTGtcgtttgttaatttaatcgctCATTGATCATGAGATGTTTCTAATAAATGTGCGTTGTCACTTCTGCGCAGGCCAGAATACGCGTTAAGAACCGGAAGCGGAAAGCGGACGAGGCGTCGTGTCCGGTTTGTAGCGAGAGACTGTCGGGCACTCCAGAGGAGTTGAACCAGCATGTCGATCGGTGCCTGAACAAGCAGAACAACGGGAACGCGACCGGGCAAAACGCGAACctcgacgaggaggaggtcgACGTCGAAGGCGACTCCGAGACCTTCGAGGAGTACGAGTGGGCCGGCCAGAGAAGAGTACGCGCCACTTCCATGCTCGTCGGCGGATTTTCTGGTGAGTTTATTCACTGGGCTAAATTACGCGTGCGAATTTATTATGATGCGAATGGACGcgcaaatatttgcattaaatttgcgGTGATCAAGCACgcataatgtaattttacatttacttaAAAACGTCAGATCAATATAGAATGCCAAATATGTTTATGTGGCCtagcataaaataaatatgcgcTCGATAATTGCGAATTGCATGATGCATACTGCAGGTCATAGttacaaatttaattgttcCGACGTTAAAGAAAGATTTCATATTGTTCACATTAACAAGATTAACGTAAAGCGCATATAAGAGATCTCCTAATCTTCTgcgagcgaaaaagaacatttctGCACGCACATTTCTATAACACGATGTAAACATTAGCCAGCGCGTGTACGTGGCGAATCGCATGTGCATTTTTCAATTCTTCTTTCACAACGTCCCGCACAATCCTCGTAAGACATCGTGTCGCTTCTGCTGCACAGCCGCGGGCTTGGCCACTTCCTCAAGCAATCGCTCAGGCAGTGGTACTGGGGGTGGGGGCGGCAATCAGGAGGATGAGGACGTGGACCTTGTGGTCGACGGTGACGATGTCGCCGAGTTCGGGCCAGCTCAGTATTCCGAAGCGGACGTGATCGCGCCGCGGATTGATGGTACGCCACGAGAGCAAAAGGAACGGGACGCTCTTCGCGAGGCCGTCATGTCGCCGAACACGTCACACACCCCACAACAATTGACCCCGGATGGAGGATTGACAGCGCAGGGCCTGGTCGATGTAAAACCGGAACCGGGCGTTGGAACACCCGTTGGGCAGCAGAACGATCCGGATGAGAACGCATCCTCCGTGTCGCCCAGAAGGGATGGTGACACCCCAGTCGTAGAGGCCCTCCGCGGCCGCATCCGTGAGCTTGAGGCCGAGATGCGCGGGCAACTCTTCAAGTGTCTCATCTGCATGGTAagtcaattaataaatattgtatagtaACTGGATGAAAAGAAGATGGGAATTGTTCGAATTATGAGCGAATGGGAAACTGAAATGTTGAAGAAGAAATCGTGGTAATGGCAGTTATAGATGCGCGATAAATGTTCATTTGTGAATTCCTACAAACAACTCTCACAAAAACGAGCATTTCTCTTTAAGGATATTTGATTAAAAGAGCTGGATATGAAATATGCATGTGTGcatcttttaattttcaaaacggGAAAgtatcaaattaaataatactgcTTTGTTAATGACAATTTCGcgagataatatttatattcattgaataatacattttgtaataCATTCCGCGAAACAATCGTAATAATGAAATGTGAACGCTGGGAAAGATCATTAACCAGCCGTAGCAATTAAACCGATTAACTTTTGAACGCTGTAATTAAGTTATCATATTGTAATTAGATCGTTATTATAGAACCGATTTGTCGGCTTTAATGCgcgaaaaatcaaattaaatgtacgaaaaataaaataaacggcACGCTTATCGCAATTTCGCGTTACTGCACCCTCGCGTGGTAGCATTACGTCATGCATATTAGTTTGTCGCTCATTTTATCCGTGTCTGAAAACGTGCGTTTCGCGAGTCGTAAATAATTGTAACGAGATGTAAAACCGGCGCATAAAATTCGACCGCGTCTCCCGCATCGGCGACAACCTGAAATGTTTAGATCgccaaataaattattccttAACGCCGGCCATATCCGTAATAAGCAAGGTATCATTCGCGTAATGCCGCCGCTCACTGTTTCTGTCGTCTACATAGTAGCACTACCTGTCCCTGGGACTCGCAGCACTTCGTTATAAGTGTGCTCTCGCGTTCGCGATCATGCGAAATAACTCGTCGCGCGAGATAACACGGCGATCTATCGTTTCCGTTGCCGAGACGGCAATAAAATGTATCATATCAACCCCGTCCGCTCGTTCTGGACCGAAGATATACGTAGCGGACGCATTCGCCGATCTTGGAATGCCGCTTACGTAACGGCCGCAAAACATGATCAGTGCAATTCATTTTATGACACTCATTGAGATAGAgtaagaggaggaggaggaggagaagaagagatgAAACGAGTGTGCTACATGGCAGATCGACACTCGATCTCGCGATCGTTAACCCTACCTTGTCTACGTTAGTATTATCGACCACACCGCACTTGTTGCGTCGTCTTTGTCGTGTCGCAAGTAGCCGAACCGGATGTTTTCACGATTTCCTGTTAGTCCGAGGagaaattaaagataaagaaTTCAGAATTTTCCCTTGATTTCATGATGCGATGCGTTTTATAAGCTTTAAGAACACTCATGTCGTCATGCTGTTTctgattacaaataaattgtcAATTTGATGTTACAATTACGGTATTTCTcgtgttaaatttaaattctaattatCATGTAACTATGAGTGAAATTTTTTTCCTATATACCCGTAATTGCAGAACATGCAATCATAGCAAAGATGACCAACTTGCAACTTGTCTGATATCTTATAAcgtacatttttcaatttttatattggtatgtgtaaagaaaagagagaacgatgTATGATGCGAGATGAGCTCGTTTGTGATCTTTTTCATCGAACGCGCGGGCTCTTTATTTCAGGAACAATACAAGAAGCCAGTCACTTCGGTTTGCTGCTGGCACGTACATTGTGAGCAATGCTGGCTGCACACGTTGGTAAGTACTAATTATCCCTTTACAATGCTAAAAATGATTCTCCAAGCTCTTTATCATCGGCTTCACATTTCGATTTTCGGGttctttttgtaataatattattaatccaaCTGTTCACCAAGAAATTAATTGTCTTGATACATCGTAATCCGTTTCTGCCAGATaaagttttatcaaatatcATCATGAATCATTCTCtaatttccaaattattttcttatatcaaAATCAACTGATCTGGATGTCAATTGAAGATGTTTCGAAACCTATCGAGAAACAAAGTGTCTTGTTGCTGTTGCAGGGCGCAAAGAAGCTTTGTCCGCAATGCAATATGATAACATCACCGTCCGATTTGCGGCGCATCTATATGTAAACGAATGGGCTCAACATCCCTTAGGATTCGCAACCGCAATCCGGAATCCGGGATCACACCGTTGGGCGACGTGATCAGCAAGCGTCCGCCCATGTAAATACTTGTATATTTCTCTGCGTTACGTAAATTAACTCTCTAGAATTATACGTGCACGTTTATGCATCTTAGAGCTAGTAAATTAACACGTCGTTAGTTCTTAACGATTCATCATACACGCGTCGCTCCAGGATCATTAAACAACGTGGTTTTGTCCGCCATCAACGATTGTGACCGCGTTTTGTTCGCGCCGTTTCTTCTGCAAAATCTCAAGTTTGCTGTTTTTACTCGTTTTTTCGCGTATCATCGTAATCGTGAAGAATTTGCTTTTATAGTAATGGTAATTAATGGacatattgatttttatttgatgCTATTAGGATTCTGTTAGGATTCTATCTTGTTgaacttttttaattctatttttccattttttttttagtttagcAATGTCTTTTTGTGACAGTGATTTTTGcaattcttattatatggaaatgtttgaaaatattactgaTTCTTTGAATACACATGAACATATATATCTAAATTATGAAGAAGGATCGTAGTTGAATAAAACGTCACGACAAAACTGCAAAATGCAGGCTCTATTTCTGCAACAAATGACAGAATCACATCGTACACTCTACAATGTCCTCGTTTTATAAACgagattaaaaattcataagaTTACGCGAAAGGATGAGATGAAAGAAAGCCGATCGCTATTGGCCGCGATTCATTCCGAAAGATTTGCACGACATCTACGACTACATAACgagttttttcttttgaatatttttgaatcATCGACTTTCGATATGTTGTCAACCATATAATTACCGAGACTGTTAGATCATCGCCAAATCAGTCCGCGATGCACCAGTGAACTAATGTAAATACACTAAATACGGatcaagaagaaaaataagtcCCTCGGTCGCTGTTCTGTAATCGAAATAAAACGATCATGGAATGTACAACTGTGTGCTATATTGTctggaattatttattttcctaaccAGATTGATTGATATTGATTTTTTGTCGGAGAAGAAGACTTAGCAGGTATGTGGAATATTCTAACAATATTGCTTTTGTTTCTTCAAGTAACActagaataatttaatgtcttttgtattagaaaataataccAAAAGTTCAAGATAGCATAaagatgacattttatttgcaaCATCTTTTCTTAatgcgaaataattaaaaattagtatTCTTAAAATAGAAATTCTTTGAAATCTGATATTGATCTAACAcgatctttttaaaatttttcttcgaaTGGCTTCTTCAAGAAAGAACGAAGTATAattgtcaaaataaaaataccatAAATCAGGAAATTAAGACAAACgcagagaaataattttctgctgCATCGATGCTGCTCGCACACTTCAATAAGCGAAATCGAGCTGTCCTTAAAAATACACCACCGTGTACACCGCGAGTTTTGTAAATGTCTAGCGTTTAATTTCCGTTCCTTATCTCCGTACTATCGTCTCGAGGAAGCTCTGATTAAAGCGGTAGCGGAGGAGGGAAGGATCACGGAAAGAGCGAAGAGGTCACCGTGGAGGTGGCATCGAGGAAAAAGGGTCACGCAAAATGGCGCGCCGGGCTTACGGGCTCCGTAATAGGCGACGGGGGCGGGAAGTGGAGACGCGGAAGTGGAAGAGGCAGCGGTGGTGAAAGTGGCGGCGAAGGTGGAGCTCGACATCGCGCTCTGTATGGATCCGCGTGGGAGATTAcgagagggagggaaagagtGCAGTCTGCTGGGCGCAGGCGGGATGCACTCGGGGGTGCAAGAGCGACGAGGTCGTTCGCACAAGATGGTGGCTCAGTGGCTGCGAACGCAGCCTCCCCCGGATACAAAAAGAGTGTCTGTATGGAGTCCTTACTTACTCTGTCGAGATCGTTGGGTGCTTAAATAAATGACACGTTATAGTCGACGACGGAAGATAAAGTGGACGGAGAGGAGATGTGCGATCTGTCGTGTTTGCGGATTATCGACACTTTGAAGTTTAATCGATAGATGATCTTGCTTTGCtcgaatttcattattaagatAACTTTAATCGATCTTCTCGAAGTATTATAAGGTAAATAAAAGCAAAGAAAGCGAAGGGGACTTGTACGTAGTAACCTTTCAACTATAGGTTTATTTAATCAGCGGAACTTACGCAATCTAAACTGCGATTTATTATCGTACGAGTTCCTTTAAGTTGGTGCGCGTAAATAATCAGCAACCGAACGTTTCGCAAGCTGAATTAACTAAGCGTAAACGTTCTTTATGATTTTCTTATCTGTTACACATTAATAATCTCGTCGGATTTATCGAGCTCTTATCGTCATTTCATCATAAGATCCAGATGACATTTTCAACCTCGTTCCAGTTTGTGCAGTATCGCTATCTCGAGATTGATTTAATTGGTCCGCGGACTTGCGCGTCTCAATCCAACCGGTATTATGTCTCCTATTTAACACTTTTATCGGCCGCTCCTAGTTATCTCAACATACCTGCAAGTACGCTTTGTAGAAGATAGAAACCAGGATGCTGAGGATTTGCCGTCATCAATAAGAGGTAGTCGATGAAGAAAAACGTTGGGGCCGCTCCCGCGGAGATGGTATGGTAGGGActaaaggaagaagagagtgTATGTGAGGGACAGAGAGGAGGATGAGGTGGCGGGGCGGTTGCGGAAAAGGTCCGGAAAACCCGGTCGGACGACATCTCTCGCGAAAGGTGGGCTCGTAGGTGGAGGCGATGAAAGCTCCGCCTCCCTCTACCGTGCTTTCCATCGCGTCGCAACGCATTTTCCTACATACGCGCGAGTTCACGCGCGAAGAAGCTCGCCAACTCGTTTCTCTGCAGTCAATCCCGCGGAATGCCGCGAAAGACGTCGTCCAACGTCTCCCCGACCCCCGTCCCTTCCTGTCCCCCTTCCGAGTCGTTGAACTCTATTCCACCCTGCTGCATAGAAATGGAAACGCTCAACGTTTATCGCGCCGGGCTGTCGACGATACTTTGTAGTggacgaagaaaggaaatgtTGAAGATATGGTCTGATAAGAATGTGGGGAGGGAAGGATAAGGATAGATGATCGAGATGCAATAAGAGAAAGGggcaaatataaaacatataagcgAACATATGACATCCATAAGGTGTCTAAAAGCGATCTAAAGGAAGTCTGAAAGATCTCACATATCTGTTAGATGTCTTGAAAGTATCTGCTAGAGGTTTGTATTATTTGATACcgataacaaatttatatcgatGTTGGAATACCAAATATATAAAGTGCGATAATTTGTGAGATCATAGACATTTTTCTGAACTTTTCAATGTAGCGATATTTCTTCGATTGTCTCCAATTTAAATGTCACTGTAGAAAATAGGTTGTTACTTTAGTCATCAAAAAGGCCAATACCAGAGATACAAAAAAGGAATTgtcatttctttcttatttgctCATTAATCATTACTAGATCACATTTTCAATCCCTGATCCCTGATCTCAGACaacgtgttaaataaataattcaatgatATTCATCAGACTTTCGCGCAGAATAGATTCCTTTGAGATCTGTGAAGCGTAAAATTTGAACCAACAGCCGAATGATGATCATGATCAAATCAGCAACATTGATACCAGGCACATTGGCATCGCACCTCAACCCACACGTGGCAAACGCTTGTGAGCGTCTGGCTCAATCCGCGGCGTCGTCAGCCCCGAAGGAGGCGTGTTTCTCGCTCGGCGAACCCCACGGTTGGATGGGATGACGGCTAGCACACGGCGCAAGTCGACCACCCGTTTCCGACGCCTGCGGACTCGAGCGAGTCGCGCGGTTCGCGCGGTTCGTCGCCGCCTACCGTCCTGTCGAGGAGGGGACAGGTCGCGTCTGAGAGGTCCTCCATCCCTCGCCGCGCTAGCCCCTCGTCCTGGTGCACCTTCGCGGGCGTCGCCGTAAAAGCCAGCCGTGAATTCCAGGTGCGCGCATTCCTCGCGGCGTCTTCTCCGCGTCGTTCCTTGCCGTTATTTCAGCTCTCCGTCAACACCGCCTCCCCTCCCATTCATGGCTGTCTTTTTGCATTGCATGTCTTTCTGTCCTTTTCCATCGGCAACTGAGTGAGCGAGCACGCGCATGCACTGAAAACGGTGCAGAAAGGTGCAGTCGACCGAATATTTTTGCGCACGGGTCAAGGCGATTCGCCAAATTCGATTCCTGCTTGCGTGAGATAACTGGAGGTGATAAGGTGGGCGGGGTGTAGTCGTATGGGCGTAGCTATGAACTAATAGGCgtggattaaaaaaaaagattgaatATTAGTATTGGATCATTTAGATAGGAAATCTGCAAGATACAAATATACCGAATTATGAAGCTGCAACAATAAGactttaatggaatattatcaTTCCTCATTTTGATAGCGAAATAACatggataaaaaattaagtaaatttgtattaaattaagaaattaaatatttttatagataaaaagtatataaaatttcgtttcataaaaattgttattaaagtGGTACCTGTACTAGCGTAACATCgctaaatgttaaaaaaataagtgatatgaaaatgatttatcaaatttcataattctatGTTTAATTTACgaatatactattatatattattttcttgcaatAATCAGTTATCGTAAAAGTAATCGCGCGATCGTATTGACTTTGAGACTCGAGCAAGTCTTGAGAGGGTTGTACATCAAAGTTTAAACGAGCTTTCTACTTTACGCGGATAAGAAAGTGTACGCA
Protein-coding sequences here:
- the LOC105278700 gene encoding E3 ubiquitin-protein ligase Rnf220 isoform X4, with amino-acid sequence MLHLPPQFLHPLDHRLPFGGFRPLVPSAFAPPSKCLKVETGNGAVPGNGGLPSLGSLSSMSNMFSPTSLPGAGGGGVVSVSGAAAVAAAAAAAAAGQEVGGPQSPAGSASRSPTGTGGTGSVPNRGATPDEEDRDANATPGSENTERSTPEEGRPYRLGPVFGGRCGAEALGLGLGLSPGPAYRFALPPGLAAKTTRCLVFDQGKKKFPSDPSCCPVCGVTVRPQELEQHFTQELDRLCKVSAAPSRPRSSRSALLPSHPQDHPHGPMLHAPSAADGTPQGRWETYKRIKANRQARIRVKNRKRKADEASCPVCSERLSGTPEELNQHVDRCLNKQNNGNATGQNANLDEEEVDVEGDSETFEEYEWAGQRRVRATSMLVGGFSAAGLATSSSNRSGSGTGGGGGNQEDEDVDLVVDGDDVAEFGPAQYSEADVIAPRIDGTPREQKERDALREAVMSPNTSHTPQQLTPDGGLTAQGLVDVKPEPGVGTPVGQQNDPDENASSVSPRRDGDTPVVEALRGRIRELEAEMRGQLFKCLICMEQYKKPVTSVCCWHVHCEQCWLHTLGAKKLCPQCNMITSPSDLRRIYM
- the LOC105278700 gene encoding E3 ubiquitin-protein ligase Rnf220 isoform X2; protein product: MMRREFSPPSSPMDNSAYVPNHLPPPSLVVFSQAGGLPEALRMQRPFNPQVTDSKDLQVPFSTAASLGYGLHHMLHLPPQFLHPLDHRLPFGGFRPLVPSAFAPPSKCLKVETGNGAVPGNGGLPSLGSLSSMSNMFSPTSLPGAGGGGVVSVSGAAAVAAAAAAAAAGQEVGGPQSPAGSASRSPTGTGGTGSVPNRGATPDEEDRDANATPGSENTERSTPEEGRPYRLGPVFGGRCGAEALGLGLGLSPGPAYRFALPPGLAAKTTRCLVFDQGKKKFPSDPSCCPVCGVTVRPQELEQHFTQELDRLCKVSAAPSRPRSSRSALLPSHPQDHPHGPMLHAPSAADGTPQGRWETYKRIKANRQARIRVKNRKRKADEASCPVCSERLSGTPEELNQHVDRCLNKQNNGNATGQNANLDEEEVDVEGDSETFEEYEWAGQRRVRATSMLVGGFSAAGLATSSSNRSGSGTGGGGGNQEDEDVDLVVDGDDVAEFGPAQYSEADVIAPRIDGTPREQKERDALREAVMSPNTSHTPQQLTPDGGLTAQGLVDVKPEPGVGTPVGQQNDPDENASSVSPRRDGDTPVVEALRGRIRELEAEMRGQLFKCLICMEQYKKPVTSVCCWHVHCEQCWLHTLGAKKLCPQCNMITSPSDLRRIYM
- the LOC105278700 gene encoding E3 ubiquitin-protein ligase Rnf220 isoform X1, which encodes MFSDSRVPRLAAHQFLSAHEENMDNSAYVPNHLPPPSLVVFSQAGGLPEALRMQRPFNPQVTDSKDLQVPFSTAASLGYGLHHMLHLPPQFLHPLDHRLPFGGFRPLVPSAFAPPSKCLKVETGNGAVPGNGGLPSLGSLSSMSNMFSPTSLPGAGGGGVVSVSGAAAVAAAAAAAAAGQEVGGPQSPAGSASRSPTGTGGTGSVPNRGATPDEEDRDANATPGSENTERSTPEEGRPYRLGPVFGGRCGAEALGLGLGLSPGPAYRFALPPGLAAKTTRCLVFDQGKKKFPSDPSCCPVCGVTVRPQELEQHFTQELDRLCKVSAAPSRPRSSRSALLPSHPQDHPHGPMLHAPSAADGTPQGRWETYKRIKANRQARIRVKNRKRKADEASCPVCSERLSGTPEELNQHVDRCLNKQNNGNATGQNANLDEEEVDVEGDSETFEEYEWAGQRRVRATSMLVGGFSAAGLATSSSNRSGSGTGGGGGNQEDEDVDLVVDGDDVAEFGPAQYSEADVIAPRIDGTPREQKERDALREAVMSPNTSHTPQQLTPDGGLTAQGLVDVKPEPGVGTPVGQQNDPDENASSVSPRRDGDTPVVEALRGRIRELEAEMRGQLFKCLICMEQYKKPVTSVCCWHVHCEQCWLHTLGAKKLCPQCNMITSPSDLRRIYM
- the LOC105278700 gene encoding E3 ubiquitin-protein ligase Rnf220 isoform X3 gives rise to the protein MFSDSRVPRLAAHQFLSAHEENMDNSAYVPNHLPPPSLVVFSQAGGLPEALRMQRPFNPQVTDSKDLQVPFSTAASLGYGLHHMLHLPPQFLHPLDHRLPFGGFRPLVPSAFAPPSKCLKVETGNGAVPGNGGLPSLGSLSSMSNMFSPTSLPGAGGGGVVSVSGAAAVAAAAAAAAAGQEVGGPQSPAGSASRSPTGTGGTGSVPNRGATPDEEDRDANATPGSENTERSTPEEGRPYRRKKKFPSDPSCCPVCGVTVRPQELEQHFTQELDRLCKVSAAPSRPRSSRSALLPSHPQDHPHGPMLHAPSAADGTPQGRWETYKRIKANRQARIRVKNRKRKADEASCPVCSERLSGTPEELNQHVDRCLNKQNNGNATGQNANLDEEEVDVEGDSETFEEYEWAGQRRVRATSMLVGGFSAAGLATSSSNRSGSGTGGGGGNQEDEDVDLVVDGDDVAEFGPAQYSEADVIAPRIDGTPREQKERDALREAVMSPNTSHTPQQLTPDGGLTAQGLVDVKPEPGVGTPVGQQNDPDENASSVSPRRDGDTPVVEALRGRIRELEAEMRGQLFKCLICMEQYKKPVTSVCCWHVHCEQCWLHTLGAKKLCPQCNMITSPSDLRRIYM